From the Salinimicrobium tongyeongense genome, one window contains:
- the fabD gene encoding ACP S-malonyltransferase: MKAYIFPGQGAQFTGMGQDLYEKSPLAKELFEKANDILGFSITQTMFEGSAEDLKKTKVTQPAIFLHSVILSKVLGDEFKPDMVAGHSLGEFSALVANGTLKFEDALKLVSKRALAMQKACELEESTMAAVLGLEDHLVEAICADVQGVVVAANYNCPGQLVISGDQLAVAKACEELKERGAKRAMILPVGGAFHSPLMEPAREELAAAIEETEFHQPVCPIYQNVSTFAVTDRSQIKKNLIFQLTAPVKWTQSVQNMIKDGATEFIEVGPGKVLQGLVKKIDRTAQVRSAEI, encoded by the coding sequence ATGAAGGCATATATTTTTCCGGGACAGGGAGCTCAATTCACAGGAATGGGCCAGGATCTCTACGAGAAGTCCCCACTAGCAAAAGAACTTTTTGAAAAAGCCAATGATATTTTGGGGTTTTCTATCACCCAGACCATGTTTGAAGGAAGCGCTGAAGACCTTAAAAAAACAAAGGTGACGCAGCCCGCGATCTTTCTTCATTCGGTTATTTTGTCAAAGGTGCTGGGCGACGAATTCAAGCCCGACATGGTTGCAGGGCATTCATTAGGAGAGTTTTCGGCCCTGGTTGCCAACGGCACTTTAAAATTTGAAGATGCTTTAAAGCTGGTTTCAAAACGAGCCCTGGCCATGCAAAAAGCCTGTGAGCTTGAAGAATCTACCATGGCCGCGGTTTTAGGACTTGAAGATCACCTGGTAGAAGCCATTTGTGCCGATGTGCAGGGCGTGGTGGTTGCTGCAAATTACAACTGCCCCGGGCAACTGGTAATTTCGGGAGACCAGCTGGCGGTTGCAAAAGCCTGTGAAGAACTGAAGGAAAGAGGCGCAAAGAGGGCAATGATCCTCCCAGTGGGCGGGGCTTTTCACTCTCCTCTTATGGAACCGGCAAGAGAAGAACTTGCGGCAGCAATAGAAGAAACTGAATTCCACCAGCCTGTATGTCCTATTTACCAGAACGTATCTACTTTTGCTGTCACCGACAGGAGTCAGATCAAGAAAAACCTCATTTTTCAGCTTACCGCTCCGGTAAAATGGACCCAGAGCGTACAAAATATGATCAAAGACGGTGCTACAGAATTCATTGAAGTGGGCCCCGGAAAAGTCTTACAGGGACTGGTTAAAAAGATAGACCGCACTGCCCAGGTAAGGTCTGCAGAGATTTAG
- a CDS encoding DUF427 domain-containing protein, whose protein sequence is MKAIWNNTVIAESDKTIEVENNQYFPPESINSDFFQLSDTHTTCPWKGKASYFHLKVGDEKNPDAAWFYPQPKPGAAKIKNHVAFWKGVKVEK, encoded by the coding sequence ATGAAAGCAATCTGGAACAATACAGTAATAGCCGAAAGCGATAAAACCATTGAAGTTGAGAACAACCAGTACTTCCCCCCGGAATCTATAAATTCTGATTTTTTTCAACTGAGTGACACGCATACCACCTGCCCGTGGAAAGGAAAAGCCTCTTATTTTCACCTCAAAGTGGGCGATGAAAAAAACCCCGATGCCGCCTGGTTTTATCCACAACCAAAGCCCGGGGCAGCAAAAATTAAAAACCACGTGGCCTTCTGGAAAGGTGTGAAAGTTGAAAAATAA
- a CDS encoding energy transducer TonB, with amino-acid sequence MKKLLVIACFFFGGIATAQAQQTSPVWPGCEDAEDKSECFNEKLNAHVREHYEYPMKENAYVRGEVKVSFDINEEGKVVVKSVEGSEPLVNEAAREMLKKIPDMKPGTLNGKPDSRNFTTTYRF; translated from the coding sequence ATGAAGAAGTTATTGGTTATTGCATGTTTTTTCTTTGGAGGAATAGCAACTGCCCAGGCACAACAAACCTCTCCTGTATGGCCGGGCTGCGAAGACGCTGAAGACAAATCTGAATGTTTTAACGAAAAACTAAATGCCCATGTTCGGGAACATTACGAGTACCCAATGAAAGAGAACGCCTACGTTAGGGGAGAGGTCAAAGTCTCTTTCGATATCAATGAAGAAGGAAAAGTTGTGGTAAAATCGGTAGAGGGCTCTGAGCCACTGGTGAATGAAGCCGCCAGGGAAATGCTCAAAAAGATTCCAGATATGAAGCCGGGGACTTTGAACGGCAAACCCGATTCCCGTAACTTTACTACCACCTACCGCTTTTAA
- a CDS encoding 2TM domain-containing protein, whose amino-acid sequence MGLEKNSASKIDPEQRRLIERAQMRARQKRRLYQHFIVFLLGSVVLILLNVIFDIGRNINPFGIDWFVWAIIFWALLLLIHVFNVYVTNKFFGKDWENEQVDRLVAKQQKKIAELQKKVEKDYPLPEKGQPYIPPTTKKPIDPDAPINS is encoded by the coding sequence ATGGGGCTGGAAAAGAATAGTGCTTCAAAAATTGATCCCGAACAGCGCAGGTTAATTGAAAGGGCGCAGATGCGGGCGCGGCAAAAGAGAAGATTGTACCAACATTTTATAGTTTTTCTATTGGGATCGGTGGTTTTGATCCTGCTGAATGTGATCTTTGACATTGGCCGCAACATCAACCCTTTTGGAATAGACTGGTTTGTGTGGGCCATTATTTTCTGGGCGTTGCTCCTGCTCATTCACGTTTTCAATGTGTATGTGACCAATAAATTCTTCGGAAAAGACTGGGAAAATGAACAGGTAGACAGGCTGGTGGCAAAGCAGCAAAAGAAAATTGCCGAACTTCAGAAAAAAGTGGAAAAAGATTACCCGCTGCCCGAAAAGGGGCAACCCTACATCCCGCCCACCACCAAAAAACCAATTGACCCGGACGCTCCAATAAATTCTTAA
- the asnA gene encoding aspartate--ammonia ligase: protein MKTTLQQLSQKLATEEAVDFVKSEFEKHLKERLSLVKISAPTVVLHGTGINDDLNGIERPVGFPIKAMQERRAEVVQSLAKWKRLRLREYELESGMGIVTDMKALRPDEELGPIHSISVDQWDWEKVMLPEERHLEFLKTQVRSIYSSILATQAAITKKYPLLSLDLPEEISFLHTEDLLQKYPHLSPKQREDRAAKEFGAVFLIGIGGILESGEPHDGRAPDYDDWSTPTSAATKGLNGDILVWNPVLEQAFELSSMGIRVDKKTLELQLQERKAEDRKSLYYHEQLLKEELPQTIGGGIGQSRLCMFLLQKKHIGEVQASIWPEEMREELKSEGVFLL from the coding sequence ATGAAAACTACCTTACAACAATTATCACAAAAGCTGGCAACTGAAGAAGCCGTTGACTTTGTAAAATCTGAATTTGAAAAACACCTGAAAGAGCGGCTTTCGCTAGTAAAAATTTCGGCACCCACCGTTGTACTTCACGGTACCGGCATTAACGACGACCTCAACGGCATAGAAAGGCCAGTAGGTTTTCCAATAAAAGCAATGCAGGAACGCCGCGCCGAAGTGGTGCAGTCTCTGGCCAAATGGAAAAGGCTAAGGTTACGGGAGTACGAACTGGAATCGGGAATGGGAATCGTGACCGATATGAAAGCCCTGCGGCCCGACGAAGAACTGGGCCCCATACATTCCATTTCGGTAGACCAGTGGGATTGGGAAAAGGTAATGCTGCCCGAAGAACGACACCTGGAATTTCTGAAAACCCAGGTGCGCAGCATATATTCTTCCATCCTCGCCACACAGGCTGCCATCACTAAAAAGTACCCTCTCCTCTCCCTCGACCTGCCTGAAGAAATCAGCTTTTTACACACCGAAGACCTGCTGCAAAAATATCCCCACCTCAGCCCAAAACAACGTGAAGACAGGGCAGCTAAAGAATTTGGAGCCGTATTTTTAATTGGTATAGGAGGAATTTTGGAAAGCGGGGAACCTCATGACGGCCGCGCGCCCGATTATGATGACTGGAGCACCCCCACCTCTGCCGCCACAAAAGGCCTTAACGGCGATATTCTTGTTTGGAACCCGGTTTTGGAGCAGGCTTTTGAATTGTCTTCAATGGGAATTCGAGTAGACAAGAAAACCCTGGAGCTGCAACTGCAGGAGAGGAAAGCCGAAGACCGCAAAAGCCTCTATTACCATGAGCAGTTACTAAAAGAAGAACTTCCGCAAACGATTGGTGGCGGGATAGGGCAATCGAGACTTTGCATGTTCCTGCTTCAAAAAAAGCACATTGGAGAGGTGCAGGCGAGCATCTGGCCCGAAGAAATGCGGGAAGAGTTAAAATCTGAAGGCGTGTTTTTACTTTAA
- a CDS encoding pyridoxamine 5'-phosphate oxidase family protein: MSTENLNKEESQKKFRTLVDDIKVAMMVTGLEKRPINAIPMTTKKVDEQGNVWFISMGNSEHNKDLELNPDVHLLYSDPDDMEFLSLYGKAEITKDRAVLDELYNPRTDNWFDGPDDPQLTAIKVTPGEAYFWDTKTNKYVALLKMGVGAITGDHKDIGEKGKLKL; this comes from the coding sequence ATGAGCACAGAAAATTTAAATAAAGAGGAATCACAAAAGAAATTCAGAACACTGGTAGATGACATTAAAGTAGCCATGATGGTTACGGGGCTTGAAAAAAGACCGATTAATGCCATTCCCATGACCACCAAAAAAGTGGATGAGCAGGGAAATGTCTGGTTTATTAGCATGGGAAATAGCGAACACAACAAAGACCTGGAGCTCAACCCCGACGTTCACCTGCTTTACAGTGACCCCGACGATATGGAGTTTTTAAGCCTCTACGGAAAAGCGGAAATTACCAAAGACAGAGCGGTGCTTGATGAACTTTACAACCCGAGAACCGACAACTGGTTTGACGGCCCAGATGACCCGCAGCTTACGGCGATTAAGGTCACCCCTGGGGAAGCCTATTTTTGGGATACCAAAACCAATAAATATGTTGCGCTTCTTAAAATGGGGGTTGGTGCCATTACCGGTGATCATAAAGACATAGGTGAAAAAGGAAAACTGAAGCTTTAG
- a CDS encoding aminotransferase class V-fold PLP-dependent enzyme, with amino-acid sequence MKNFKKHFPLLEQYTYLNTAASGLMSENLLEFRHEHDLDFLIGGSLFRDKRDSLFLKVRKSVGDLFGCAPNLVALTPNFSFGFNTLLETIDRSKKILLLKNDYPSVNWAVESRGFKVCHAEIDENLEENIAEVVAREKPDIFAFSLVQYINGIKIDPDFLLKLKNENPNLLFFADGTQYCGTEKFDFEASALDVLGASAYKWLNAGYDNGFFLFKEHMQQEIAPASLEVKALQGRNKPHQGSFIGKFEPGHLDTLNFGSLKTAIDLLKQAGIDETEARIKDLAALAKARLAEKEMLEPAVLNRKLHSSIFNIKGDDKLFQKLRSNRIICSQRGEGIRLSFHYFNTEEDLEHLLKQL; translated from the coding sequence ATGAAGAATTTTAAGAAACACTTTCCCCTTTTGGAACAGTACACTTACCTGAATACGGCGGCTTCCGGATTAATGTCTGAAAATCTGCTGGAATTCAGGCATGAGCACGACCTCGACTTTCTCATTGGGGGCAGTTTATTTCGGGATAAACGGGACTCTCTCTTTCTAAAAGTAAGAAAATCGGTGGGAGATCTGTTTGGCTGTGCCCCCAACCTTGTAGCACTTACGCCCAATTTTTCCTTCGGATTTAATACCCTTTTGGAAACCATTGACCGCAGCAAGAAGATCCTGTTGCTTAAAAATGATTATCCCTCAGTAAACTGGGCCGTAGAATCTCGCGGGTTTAAGGTGTGCCATGCGGAAATTGACGAAAACCTGGAGGAGAATATTGCTGAAGTTGTTGCGCGTGAAAAACCGGATATTTTCGCCTTTAGCCTCGTGCAGTACATCAACGGGATTAAAATTGACCCCGATTTTCTCCTGAAGCTGAAAAATGAAAATCCCAATCTGCTGTTTTTTGCCGACGGCACCCAGTATTGCGGTACCGAAAAATTTGATTTTGAAGCCTCGGCCCTTGATGTGCTTGGGGCCAGTGCTTACAAGTGGCTCAATGCAGGTTACGACAACGGATTTTTCCTGTTTAAGGAACACATGCAGCAGGAGATTGCCCCTGCCAGTTTAGAAGTGAAGGCGTTGCAGGGAAGGAACAAGCCTCACCAAGGCAGCTTTATCGGCAAATTTGAACCCGGCCACCTCGATACTTTAAACTTCGGAAGCCTAAAAACCGCGATAGATCTGCTAAAACAGGCCGGTATTGACGAGACTGAAGCCAGGATCAAAGATCTTGCTGCTCTTGCAAAGGCCAGGCTCGCTGAAAAGGAAATGCTAGAGCCCGCAGTGCTGAACAGAAAGTTACATTCTTCGATCTTTAACATCAAAGGAGATGACAAGTTGTTTCAGAAGCTTCGCAGCAACAGGATCATCTGCTCGCAAAGAGGAGAGGGGATAAGGCTTAGTTTTCACTACTTCAATACTGAAGAAGACCTGGAACACCTGCTGAAGCAGTTATAA
- a CDS encoding dihydrofolate reductase gives MGKVTLIAAAGENNELGKDKDLVWHLPDDFKRFKKLTTGHFIIMGRKTFETFPKPLPNRTHVVITRQKDYEPEGAIVVNSLEKALEVAKDDPQPFVIGGGEIYRLSLEKADAIELTRVHGTFEADTYFPDFDEKNWNLVAKEEHPVDERHKYAFTYLTYERAQ, from the coding sequence ATGGGAAAAGTCACTCTAATTGCCGCTGCCGGAGAAAACAACGAGTTGGGTAAGGACAAAGACCTGGTATGGCACCTGCCCGATGATTTTAAACGTTTTAAAAAGCTCACCACCGGCCATTTTATCATTATGGGGCGCAAAACTTTTGAGACCTTTCCAAAACCGCTTCCCAACCGCACGCATGTGGTCATTACCCGGCAAAAAGATTATGAGCCGGAAGGAGCCATAGTGGTGAATTCCCTGGAAAAAGCCCTTGAAGTGGCCAAAGATGACCCGCAGCCATTTGTGATTGGCGGCGGTGAAATCTACAGGCTTTCCCTGGAAAAAGCCGATGCCATTGAGCTCACCCGCGTACATGGCACTTTTGAAGCCGACACCTATTTTCCCGATTTTGATGAGAAAAACTGGAACCTGGTGGCAAAAGAGGAACATCCTGTAGATGAGCGGCACAAATACGCTTTCACCTATCTCACCTACGAACGTGCGCAATGA
- a CDS encoding DegT/DnrJ/EryC1/StrS family aminotransferase, producing the protein MKKLQMVDLKGQYEKIKDTVNQSLLEVLDTTAFINGPEVHAFQKELEEYLGVKHVIPCANGTDALQIAMMGLGLKPGDEVITADFTFAATVEVIALLQLTPVLVDVEPDTFNIDPDAIRKAITPNTKAIVPVHLFGQAANMDEIMEIAREHDLYVIEDNAQAIGANYHFKDGTVKKAGAIGHAASTSFFPSKNLGCYGDGGAIFTNDDELAHRIRGIVNHGMYERYHHDVVGVNSRLDSLQAAVLRAKLPYLDQYNTARQEAAQKYTSALENVEGLTVPYTESSADTHVYHQYTIKIADGKRDALAKHLSEKGIPFGIYYPIPLHNQKAYKDERYREEDFAVTNQLVKEVISLPMHTELDDEQIKYITSTIADFLKK; encoded by the coding sequence ATGAAAAAATTACAAATGGTTGACCTTAAGGGTCAATACGAAAAAATAAAAGATACAGTCAATCAATCTCTGCTCGAGGTACTCGATACCACGGCATTTATCAATGGCCCCGAAGTTCATGCTTTTCAAAAGGAGCTGGAAGAGTACCTTGGGGTGAAACATGTGATTCCCTGTGCAAACGGGACAGATGCCTTACAAATTGCAATGATGGGCCTTGGTTTGAAACCCGGAGATGAAGTGATCACTGCCGATTTTACCTTCGCAGCTACCGTTGAGGTTATCGCACTGCTACAGCTTACCCCTGTACTGGTTGATGTGGAGCCCGATACTTTCAACATAGACCCAGATGCCATTAGAAAAGCAATTACCCCCAATACCAAAGCCATAGTGCCGGTTCACCTTTTTGGACAGGCGGCAAACATGGATGAGATCATGGAAATTGCGCGGGAGCATGACCTTTATGTAATAGAAGATAACGCCCAGGCTATAGGTGCAAATTACCATTTTAAAGACGGTACTGTCAAAAAAGCCGGAGCTATAGGTCATGCGGCATCTACCTCTTTCTTCCCCTCGAAGAACCTGGGTTGCTATGGCGATGGCGGTGCCATTTTTACCAATGATGATGAGCTTGCACATCGCATTAGGGGTATTGTGAACCACGGTATGTATGAGCGCTACCATCACGATGTGGTAGGGGTGAATTCCCGGCTTGACAGTTTGCAGGCTGCTGTGTTGAGGGCAAAACTCCCTTACTTAGACCAGTATAATACAGCGCGGCAGGAGGCTGCCCAAAAATACACCAGCGCTCTCGAGAATGTGGAAGGGCTTACAGTTCCTTATACCGAAAGTTCAGCCGATACGCATGTGTACCACCAGTACACCATAAAGATTGCCGACGGAAAAAGAGATGCGCTTGCAAAACACCTTTCAGAAAAAGGAATTCCCTTCGGAATATATTACCCCATCCCGCTGCATAACCAAAAGGCCTACAAGGATGAGCGGTACAGGGAAGAAGATTTTGCGGTGACCAATCAGCTGGTGAAAGAAGTGATCTCCCTGCCAATGCATACCGAACTGGATGATGAGCAAATTAAATATATTACCAGTACCATCGCTGATTTTCTGAAAAAATAG
- a CDS encoding fructosamine kinase family protein, with amino-acid sequence MSGTNTLSPISPTNVRNDRDLIEEVARKHGFVLNGLNSLAGGSINEVYLLNTSEAKKVIKINSAEDFPGMFAAEKQGLETLLQARAFDVPEVFGLGEIENTAYLLLEYKKEGSQKGHFWKVFGEQLSKLHKTSAKKFGFSDSNYIGSLRQYNSPETEAAEFYINQRLEPQVRMASENGFSLGDLSGFYRNISEEIPQEPPALLHGDLWSGNYLVNAEGLPCLIDPAVCYGPREMDLAMMQLFGGYPAEVFETYNEHFQLQPGWEQRIPLWQLYYLLVHLNIFGRSYLPQVKEIIQRFS; translated from the coding sequence ATGAGCGGCACAAATACGCTTTCACCTATCTCACCTACGAACGTGCGCAATGACCGCGACCTCATAGAAGAAGTGGCCAGGAAACACGGCTTTGTCTTAAATGGCCTTAATTCGCTGGCCGGCGGCAGCATTAATGAGGTGTACCTTTTAAATACTTCGGAAGCTAAAAAAGTAATAAAAATCAATTCGGCTGAAGATTTTCCCGGTATGTTTGCTGCCGAAAAACAGGGGCTGGAAACCCTGCTGCAAGCCCGTGCTTTTGATGTGCCAGAAGTTTTTGGCCTGGGGGAAATCGAAAATACAGCCTATCTTCTTTTAGAGTACAAAAAAGAAGGGAGCCAAAAAGGGCATTTTTGGAAGGTATTTGGAGAGCAGCTTTCAAAGCTTCACAAAACCTCAGCAAAGAAGTTCGGGTTCTCTGATTCCAATTATATTGGGAGCCTTAGGCAGTACAACTCACCCGAAACAGAAGCGGCTGAGTTTTATATAAACCAGCGATTGGAGCCGCAGGTAAGAATGGCTTCAGAAAATGGTTTTTCACTGGGAGATCTTTCAGGGTTTTACAGGAATATTTCAGAAGAAATTCCGCAGGAACCTCCTGCCCTGCTCCACGGGGATTTGTGGAGCGGAAATTACCTTGTAAATGCCGAAGGTTTGCCCTGCCTCATAGATCCTGCAGTTTGCTACGGGCCCAGAGAAATGGACCTGGCCATGATGCAGCTGTTTGGCGGTTACCCTGCGGAAGTATTTGAGACCTACAACGAACATTTTCAGCTTCAGCCGGGTTGGGAACAGCGAATTCCCCTCTGGCAACTCTATTACCTGCTGGTGCACCTCAATATTTTTGGGCGCAGTTACCTTCCGCAGGTAAAAGAGATCATACAGCGCTTTTCATAA
- the egtD gene encoding L-histidine N(alpha)-methyltransferase produces the protein MNNTKPPEFKTQFAEDVFKGLTSYPKKISSKFLYDEKGDELFQQIMELPEYYLTGKEYQILKRHREELGDEFASLEGFDLIELGAGDGKKTKVLLSHFEEKNYDYKYLPVDISKNVLEQLSKSLQQEYPAVEVEPQQGTYAEVLSRLADYRDRKKVILFLGSNIGNLTPEEAVSFLKKISSAMHEKDLFFMGVDQKKEPAVILDAYNDSAKVTEAFNKNLLVRMNRELDAEFDPEDFMHWPLYDPETGVAKSFLVSKKEQTIAINALDLQVHFQKWETIHTEVSQKYDDTSIAWLAREAGLEITGCWADKDSCFKNYLFKRTSS, from the coding sequence ATGAACAACACCAAACCTCCGGAATTCAAGACCCAGTTTGCAGAAGACGTCTTCAAAGGCCTTACTTCCTATCCTAAAAAAATAAGCTCAAAATTTCTGTATGACGAGAAAGGAGATGAGCTTTTTCAGCAGATCATGGAACTGCCCGAATATTATCTCACGGGCAAGGAATACCAGATCCTTAAGCGCCACCGGGAAGAATTAGGAGATGAATTTGCCTCTTTAGAAGGTTTTGACCTTATAGAACTTGGTGCCGGTGACGGGAAAAAGACAAAGGTGCTGTTAAGCCACTTTGAAGAAAAAAACTACGATTACAAATACCTGCCGGTTGATATAAGCAAAAATGTGCTGGAACAGCTAAGCAAAAGCCTGCAACAGGAGTATCCGGCAGTAGAAGTAGAGCCGCAGCAGGGCACTTATGCTGAAGTGCTCTCCCGCCTGGCCGACTATCGCGACCGCAAAAAGGTCATCCTTTTTCTGGGCTCAAATATCGGTAACCTCACTCCCGAAGAAGCTGTGAGCTTTCTAAAGAAAATATCTTCTGCAATGCATGAAAAAGACCTTTTCTTTATGGGAGTAGATCAAAAAAAAGAACCCGCGGTAATCCTCGATGCTTACAACGATTCGGCCAAAGTAACTGAAGCATTCAACAAAAATTTGCTGGTGCGCATGAACCGGGAACTGGATGCCGAATTTGATCCTGAAGATTTTATGCACTGGCCCCTTTACGACCCTGAAACAGGAGTGGCCAAAAGCTTCCTGGTAAGTAAAAAAGAACAAACCATAGCAATAAATGCCCTTGACCTCCAGGTGCATTTTCAAAAGTGGGAGACCATACATACCGAAGTATCCCAAAAATATGACGACACCTCCATCGCCTGGCTGGCCAGAGAAGCAGGGTTGGAGATTACAGGCTGTTGGGCCGACAAAGACAGCTGCTTCAAAAATTACCTTTTTAAAAGAACAAGCTCATGA
- a CDS encoding energy transducer TonB — MKKLFFVLFLFTAGTTFAQEGVSISKNRLTTKETPPVWPGCEDFSGPSKTCFKEKLTQHLRENYKFPKDEAGNYIRGKAIVSFVINKEGKPVVTKVEGPKKELNAEAKKIILAIPQMEPGQMAGKPVEVSYKVPFTF, encoded by the coding sequence ATGAAAAAACTATTTTTTGTCCTTTTCCTCTTTACTGCAGGAACAACGTTTGCACAGGAAGGAGTAAGTATTTCCAAAAACAGGCTTACTACCAAAGAGACCCCTCCGGTCTGGCCGGGTTGTGAAGATTTTTCGGGCCCTTCCAAAACCTGCTTTAAGGAAAAGCTCACCCAGCATCTAAGGGAAAATTACAAGTTCCCAAAAGATGAGGCCGGTAATTACATAAGGGGAAAGGCGATAGTTTCTTTCGTTATTAATAAAGAAGGAAAGCCCGTGGTCACCAAAGTGGAAGGACCTAAAAAGGAACTCAATGCAGAGGCTAAGAAAATCATTCTTGCCATTCCACAAATGGAGCCGGGGCAAATGGCCGGGAAACCCGTAGAAGTGAGCTATAAAGTTCCTTTTACGTTCTAA
- a CDS encoding thymidylate synthase, translating into MKQYHDLIKHVLENGNEKGDRTGTGTKSVFGYQMRFDLSEGFPMVTTKKLHLKSIIYELLWFLNGDTNIKYLQENGVRIWNEWADENGDLGPIYGHQWRNWNSEDIDQIKEVVETLKTNPNSRRMLVTAWNPSVLPDTSISFSENVANGKAALPPCHAFFQFYVANGKLSCQLYQRSADIFLGVPFNIASYALLTMMIAQVCGYEAGDFIHTFGDAHIYNNHLEQVNLQLSRDTRPLPVMKLNPEVKNIFDFKFEDFKLENYDPHPAIKGRVAV; encoded by the coding sequence ATGAAGCAATATCACGATCTTATAAAACACGTTCTTGAAAACGGAAACGAAAAAGGAGACCGCACGGGAACCGGTACCAAAAGCGTATTTGGTTACCAGATGCGGTTTGATTTGAGCGAAGGTTTCCCTATGGTCACCACCAAAAAGCTCCACCTTAAGTCTATTATCTACGAGTTGCTCTGGTTCCTCAACGGCGATACCAATATTAAATATTTACAGGAAAACGGGGTGCGCATCTGGAACGAATGGGCCGACGAAAACGGTGACCTGGGCCCCATTTACGGTCACCAGTGGCGTAACTGGAACAGCGAAGATATAGACCAGATTAAAGAGGTCGTGGAAACTTTAAAGACCAACCCCAACAGCCGCCGCATGCTGGTTACTGCCTGGAACCCTTCGGTACTGCCGGATACTTCAATATCTTTTTCAGAAAATGTGGCGAATGGAAAAGCCGCGCTCCCTCCCTGCCATGCGTTTTTCCAGTTCTACGTTGCCAACGGCAAATTGTCCTGCCAGCTTTACCAGCGCAGTGCAGACATTTTTCTCGGCGTACCTTTCAATATTGCTTCCTATGCCCTGCTCACTATGATGATTGCGCAGGTATGCGGTTATGAAGCGGGAGACTTTATCCACACTTTTGGCGATGCACATATTTACAACAACCACCTGGAGCAGGTAAACCTGCAGCTATCGCGAGATACGAGGCCATTGCCCGTAATGAAACTGAACCCGGAAGTAAAAAATATTTTTGATTTTAAGTTTGAAGATTTTAAATTGGAAAATTACGATCCGCATCCTGCTATAAAAGGCCGGGTAGCGGTTTAA